Genomic DNA from Mycobacterium stomatepiae:
GCCAACGTGTCGCTGCAGCCCGGCTCCGACGGGTTGAGCACCGAGGATCTGATCGGCCGGGTCGAGAATGGCATCTACATCGTCGGCGACAAATCCTGGTCAATCGACATGCAGCGGTACAACTTTCAGTTCACCGGCCAGCGGTTCTTCCGCATCCGCCACGGCCGCATCGACGGCCAGCTGCGCGACGTGGCCTATCGGGCCACCACCACCGACTTCTGGAATTCGATGGAAGCCGTGGGCGGTCCGTCGACGTGGCGGCTGGGCGGGGCGTTCAACTGCGGCAAGGCCCAGCCCGGACAGGTCGCCGCGGTCAGCCACGGCTGCCCGTCGGCGTTGTTCCGCGGTGTCAACGTGCTCAACACCCGGGAGGAGGGCGGTCGATGATCACCCCGCAGCACGTCGTCAACCTCGTCTTGGAGGAGGCGACGAAACTGGGCCGCGCCGACGAGACCATGGTGCTGGTCACCGACAAGGTCGAGGCGACGCTACGGTGGGCCGGCAATTCGATGACCACCAATGGGGTGTCGCACAGCCGCAACATCACGGTCATTTCGATTGTGCGCAAAGGTGATAGCGCTTCGATCGGGACGGTGGTGTCCGCCGAGGTGGACCCGCGGGTCATCCCGGGTCTGGTGGCGGCCTCGCAGGATGCGGCCGCCGCCGCGCCGGAGGCCGGCGATGCCGCACCGCTGCTCGGCGACACCGGGGTGCCCGCCGATTGGGATGCGCCGGTGCCCGGCACCGGGGCCGAGGTGTTCGCCGGGGTGGCGGGCTCGCTGAGCCGCGGATTCGCAGGCACCGACCGGCTGTATGGCTTTGCGCACCACAGTGTTTCGACGACGTTCCTGGCCTCCTCGACGGGGCTGCGCCGCCGCTTCACCCAGCCCGCGGGCGCGGTGGAGATCAACGCCAAGCGCGGCGAGGCCAGCGCCTGGGCCGGCATTGGGACCGCCGATTTCGTTGATGTGCCGACTGATTCGCTGCTCGAGGACCTGTCGCTGCGACTGGGCTGGGCGGAGCGCACCGTGGCGCTGCCGGCGGGTCGGTACGAGACGATCATGCCGCCGTCGACGGTGTCCGACATGATGGTCTACCTGGCCTGGTCGATGGCCGGTCGCGGCGCACAAGAGGGCCGCACCGCGTTCTCGGCGCCCGGCGGCGGAACCCGGGTGGGGGAGCGGCTCACCGATCTGCCGTTGTTGCTGTTCTCCGATCCGCTGGCGCCGGGGCTGGCGTGCACACCGTTCGTGACGGCGAGCAGTTCCACGGAGACCGTGTCGGTATTCGACAACGGCATGGAGATCAGCCAGGTCGACTGGATCCGCGACGGAGTGATCAACGCGCTGGCCTATCCGCGCGCTACCGCCGCCAAATTCGACGCTCCGGTCGCCGTCGCGGCCGACAACCTGGTGATGACCGGCGGGGAGAAAGACCTCGCCGACATGATCGCGGGCACCGAGCACGGCCTGCTGCTGACCACGCTGTGGTACATCCGCGAGGTGGATCCCACCACGTTGTTGCTCACCGGGCTGACCCGCGACGGCGTGTACCTGATCGAGGACGGCGAGGTCACCGCGGCGGTCAACAACTTCCGCTTCAACGAGAGCCCGCTGGATCTGCTGCGACGGGCGACTGAGGCGGGCGTCAGCGAGAAGACCCTGCCGCGGGAGTGGGGTGACTGGGTCACCCGGGCGGCGATGCCGACGCTGCGGATCCCGGATTTCCACATGTCGTCGGTGAGCCAGGCACAGTAGTCGTAACGTATCCGGCATGGTGACTCCGGCTACGGTTCGTGATGGTCAGCTAGCCCGGTTGGTGGTTTTGTCCCCGCCGGGGGATGCTCGCCTGGTGGGCCTGGTCCGTCGGGTGTGCGCGCAGACGATGTCGTTGCCCGGGTTGCCCGTCGAAGTGGAAGTCGCTCAGCCGGCATCGGAGGCCGAGACCGTCGTCGCCGAGTTCGCCGAGCAGTTCAGCGCCGACGTCTCCGCGATCACCGTCGAGCAACGGTCTCTACTGTTTAAGACGCTGGGGGACAGCACCTTTGGTGTCGTGGTGGCGATGTACATCGCCGACTTCGTGCCGCGGGTGCGGGCCGGGCTCGAGGCGTTGGGCGTCGGCGCGAGTTTTCTGGGCTGGACCCGTGGGCCGATCGAGTGGGATCACGCCACCGACCCGTCGGGCGAGGTGTTCAACGAGTTCCTGCCCGCGGTGGGCCGGATGCGTGCGCTGGATCCGGTGACGTCCGAGCTGGTGCGGCTGCGCGGCGCGGCCGCGCACAACTGCCGGCTGTGCAAATCGGTGCGCGAAAGCAGGGCACTCGATGCCGGGGGGTCGGAGTCGCTCTACGACGACATTGCGCAGTTCGAGCAGTCGACGTTGATCGACGATCGCGCAAAAGCAGCGCTGCGGTATGTAGATGGGTTAATTTGGACGCCGGCGCACCTCGACGCCGACGTTGTCGCCGAGGTGCGCGCTCGGTTTTCCGAGGTCGAGGCCGCCGAGCTCGCCCTCGATGTCATGCGCAATGCCAGCAACAAGATCGCGGTCTCGCTGGTTGGGGACGCGCCCCGGGTGTCGGAAGGTACCGAGACCTACCTGCTCGACGTCGACGGTCAGACGGTGTTCGGCTGACCGCTCGAGGTCAGTGCTGCGGGACCTCGATGTCGGAGACCAGTACCCGGACGCCGCCGGTGGCAAGGCGCCCGAGGGCTTCGAAGAACGCGCCTGCCTCCGGGGTCGTCACGGCGACGCTGACGTCGTCGTAGGTCGGGTAGTACAGATCGATCATGCGGTACGCAGGTGTCGGGCTGCCGTCTTCTTTCGGCCAGACCTTCGACGCCTCGAGCCGCAGATATCCCGGGATCCGCCGAGCGAGCTCCAATTGCTCTGCTTCATAGGCGCTTTCGAAGGCGGCCGGGTCGGTGGGGTTGTCGTAGATGACCGTGAGCTTGGTTTCAGACACTGGATTTCCTCGCATCGTTGTCGGGGCTGGTCTGGGGTCTCTCAGCGGTAGTAAGTCTCGCAGCATGGCTGGGGCCCTGTCGTGCCGAATCGAACAACTCGCGAGCGCGAAGCCGCCGGCGGTTTATGACGCCATGCTTCGAACGTGTGTGCGATGGATATTCGTCGGTCATGGCTGACGAGACGCGGGCAAGCGCCGCAGGAAAATCCCGGAAAAGAGACCTCCGAATGGGTGACCGGCGATGAGCCGATGACCGGCCCGCAGCGTAGTTATCTACACACGCTGGCCCAGGAGGCCAACCGCGACCTGCCCGACGACCTGACGAAGGCGCAGGCGTCGGAGCTGATCGATGAATTGCAGCAAGCGACCGGACGAGGCACGGACTAAGGGCCACGCCGTCGCCCGGGGTGGGGACTGAGGCTAAGGTCGAACCCGTTGAACACCAGGGGCGGTAGCTCAGTCGGTTAGAGCCGCGGACTCATAATCCGTTGGTCGCGGGTTCGAGCCCCGCCCGCCCCACTTCAGAGCTGTATGACCTCGGTTGATGCGTGACATTTTGTCTTCGGGTGATGCCTGACAGTGTTTCGGCTGATGCTTGACACCTATTTCGGCTGATCCTTGACACTCCCTAGATGAGGGAGTTGAGCGTGGCCGAGCAGAGGTATCAGGCCGTGTTAGCGGTGATCAGTGACGGCCTATCGATTTCGCAGGTCGCCGAGAAGGTGGGAGTGTCGCGCCAGACGCTGCACTCCTGGTTGGCCCGCTATGAGGCCCAAGGTCTCGACGGGTTGGTGGATCGGTCGCATCGGCCGGTGTCGTGTCCGCATCAGATGCCGGCTGAGGTCGAGGCTAGGCTGTTGGAGTTGCGGCGCTCGCGTCCGTATTGGGGGCCGCGGCGGCTGGTGTTCGAGTTGGCCAAGCGCAAGGTTTCCCCGGTGCCGTCGTCCTCGGCGGTATACCGGGCGTTGTTGCGGGCCGGGTTGATCGACCCGAGCGTGCGGGATCGGCGCTCGCGTAAGTGGAAGCGCTGGGAGCGTGGGGCGCCGATGGAGTTGTGGCAGATGGACATTGTGGGCGGGTTCCCGTTGGCCGATGGGACCAGCGCCAAAGCCCTGACCGGTATCGACGATCACTCCCGGATGTGTGTCTGTGCGCGGTTGATGGCCCGGGAGCGCACCCGTGCGGTCTGCGATGGGCTGCGTGATGCGCTGGCACGCTACGGAGTTCCTGAGCAGATCTTGACCGATAACGGCAAGGTGTTCACCGGCCGGTTTTGTCATCCGCCGGTGGAAGTGCTCTTTGATGCGATCTGCCGCGAAAACGGCATCGAACATCTGTTGACTCAGCCGCGGTCGCCGACGACGACGGGCAAGATTGAGCGGTTTCATCGCAGTCTGCGCGCGGAATTCCTCAGCGGCGCAGCACCGTTCACGAATCTGAACACAGCCCAGCGGGCTCTCGATGAATGGGTGGGTGACTACAACACCAACCGGCCGCACCAGGCGTTGAAGATGGCGACCCCGGTGCAGCGCTTCGGCGCCGGCGGGCCGGCCTTAGCCCCGTCGACGTCGAAAAGCGCGCGCACCAAGCGCGGCGGCGACGACTGGGTGAGTCGCCGGGTCACCACCAACGGGGTGGTGTGCGTGGCCTGGCAGCAAGTCAGCATCGGCCGCTACTACGCCGGTCAGCGCTGCGACGTCCACGTCGACGGTGACCTGCTGCGGTTCTGGGTCGGCGAAAATTTGGTCAAAACGGCCGCCCGCCGTACTACCGGCGAGGTACGAAACAAACGAGCCCTGCGCACCAGCGCCGGGAGCTAAAACCTAACAACAAGTGTCAAGGATCAACCGAAACAGAAATGTCACCCATCAACCGACTCTGAACAGCCCCACCTATTGCGCGTCAGTCGCACAGCCCCACTTCAAAGCAGGTAGTTAGCTTACCTATTCGTATGATCCGACTTAATGTTCGTACTTAATTTCCCGGTCCAACAGCGCGGTGACCTCGCGCTTTATTAGAGGCGGCCCCGTTTAGCCGTTGAGATCGTGACTGCGACTAGCGTGTGACTGAGCGTGTTGGTGGCCGATGGTCTCCGGCGAGGTCGGGATCTTGATTGGGGAAGACCCTTAGTAAGACGTGGAGGTCCAGCGATCGAGGGGGCTGCCGCCAGTCGGAGCCGAGCAGGCGGTCTAGCACTGAAATGCGTTGATAGAGCGTGTTGACGTGAACGTCGAGTGCTCGCGCGGTGGGTGCGGCCCGGCATCCGTGGTCGAGAAAGGCTTTGAGGGTAGCCAGCATCGGCACGTTTCGATTTTGCTGCTCAGATATCATCGCACCGAGTGCCTCATTGAACTGAGCCCGTAATTCGCGCTGGCCGGTGTGATTCAACAGAATGCGGTAGATGCCAAGTTGGTCAGCCGTGGCAACGGCCCCCGTCCGGCCGAGGGTCAGCAGGGCGCCCAGGGTGTCGACGGATTCTCGATAACAGCGATGCAGATCTGCCGGACTTGCGGCTGGTCCGGCAACGCCCGCCGTCGCCCTCGCGCCATTGTTCGCGCTCCAGCTCGTTAGCACTGTATCTGGGTGTTTGGCCGGTACCACTGCGACCAGCCGTGTGCCGTCGGCCACTACGACGGTTCCTGCGGGCTGCTTTGCGGCAACGCTGCTCCACTGCCTACGCGGGAGCTCATCGAAGGGTTGTGCCGCGATGACGCAGTACGCGAGGCCCGGAACTAAACTGGCGTTGTGCATTCGTTGCCGCGAGGTCGCCCGATCGGCAGTTTCTCGGGTCAACAGGTCGAGC
This window encodes:
- a CDS encoding carboxymuconolactone decarboxylase family protein — its product is MVTPATVRDGQLARLVVLSPPGDARLVGLVRRVCAQTMSLPGLPVEVEVAQPASEAETVVAEFAEQFSADVSAITVEQRSLLFKTLGDSTFGVVVAMYIADFVPRVRAGLEALGVGASFLGWTRGPIEWDHATDPSGEVFNEFLPAVGRMRALDPVTSELVRLRGAAAHNCRLCKSVRESRALDAGGSESLYDDIAQFEQSTLIDDRAKAALRYVDGLIWTPAHLDADVVAEVRARFSEVEAAELALDVMRNASNKIAVSLVGDAPRVSEGTETYLLDVDGQTVFG
- a CDS encoding EthD family reductase, whose translation is MSETKLTVIYDNPTDPAAFESAYEAEQLELARRIPGYLRLEASKVWPKEDGSPTPAYRMIDLYYPTYDDVSVAVTTPEAGAFFEALGRLATGGVRVLVSDIEVPQH
- a CDS encoding IS481 family transposase, which translates into the protein MRELSVAEQRYQAVLAVISDGLSISQVAEKVGVSRQTLHSWLARYEAQGLDGLVDRSHRPVSCPHQMPAEVEARLLELRRSRPYWGPRRLVFELAKRKVSPVPSSSAVYRALLRAGLIDPSVRDRRSRKWKRWERGAPMELWQMDIVGGFPLADGTSAKALTGIDDHSRMCVCARLMARERTRAVCDGLRDALARYGVPEQILTDNGKVFTGRFCHPPVEVLFDAICRENGIEHLLTQPRSPTTTGKIERFHRSLRAEFLSGAAPFTNLNTAQRALDEWVGDYNTNRPHQALKMATPVQRFGAGGPALAPSTSKSARTKRGGDDWVSRRVTTNGVVCVAWQQVSIGRYYAGQRCDVHVDGDLLRFWVGENLVKTAARRTTGEVRNKRALRTSAGS
- a CDS encoding metallopeptidase TldD-related protein yields the protein MITPQHVVNLVLEEATKLGRADETMVLVTDKVEATLRWAGNSMTTNGVSHSRNITVISIVRKGDSASIGTVVSAEVDPRVIPGLVAASQDAAAAAPEAGDAAPLLGDTGVPADWDAPVPGTGAEVFAGVAGSLSRGFAGTDRLYGFAHHSVSTTFLASSTGLRRRFTQPAGAVEINAKRGEASAWAGIGTADFVDVPTDSLLEDLSLRLGWAERTVALPAGRYETIMPPSTVSDMMVYLAWSMAGRGAQEGRTAFSAPGGGTRVGERLTDLPLLLFSDPLAPGLACTPFVTASSSTETVSVFDNGMEISQVDWIRDGVINALAYPRATAAKFDAPVAVAADNLVMTGGEKDLADMIAGTEHGLLLTTLWYIREVDPTTLLLTGLTRDGVYLIEDGEVTAAVNNFRFNESPLDLLRRATEAGVSEKTLPREWGDWVTRAAMPTLRIPDFHMSSVSQAQ
- a CDS encoding DUF3072 domain-containing protein, producing the protein MDIRRSWLTRRGQAPQENPGKETSEWVTGDEPMTGPQRSYLHTLAQEANRDLPDDLTKAQASELIDELQQATGRGTD